Part of the Citrus sinensis cultivar Valencia sweet orange chromosome 2, DVS_A1.0, whole genome shotgun sequence genome, CGGCCAAGATCAAGTCAAAggaataaaaggaaaatgcccTTATCCACTCGCGCCGCATGTGATTACGCCACTTCTTCAGATCCCCAGCATATATCCAGCCACGCGCCAACTTTCCCATCTCGCCAATGCCGCGGACACCTCAAGATCCCCAGCAAAGAAAGCTGCTAAACTCATAATCAACTCACACTTCCCTCAAGACTGAACAGAACGCTTGTTGATTTATCTTAATCATTAATGGAAGCCCCTGAAACGGTCGTAgttgataaaaacaaaaagggtTTTTATTCTGTGTGGGCGATTCCACCTGATGAGGTGAGGGCGAGGGTGAAGAAGTTGATGGAGGGTCTGAGGTCCGAGTTCGGTGGGCCCCAGTTCGACCCGCATGTTACTGTTGTTGGGGCCATGAGTCTGACGGCGGATGATGCGTTGGAGAAGTTTAAATCAGCGTGTAACGGGCTTAAGGCGTATAACTGTACTGTGAATCGGGTGGCCACTGGGACTTTCTTTTACCAGTGTGTTTTTCTGCTGCTTCATCCCACCCCTGaggttatttgtttttatttatttattttgggaaACCTTAGCAGTTTTTGAGCCcataatgataaatattgttttttttttttttttgggtttttcagGTGGCGGAACCTAGCTCACATTGCTGTGGCCATTTTGGTTACAAATCCTCCACACGTTagttcttaaatttttttttttttttcgttaaAACTCTGATTTTTGACTGAGGCTATGATGTTAAAGGGCACCATGAACGGAATTTTTAGGTTTAAATTCTCTGGAAAGATGCTAATACAAGCTGCTGGTGTTTTCTTGGGGACATTTTAGGATAAAGAGACATctaattatgttatatttgaggagataaaattcttatgaatttgtgacggtgattttaatattttaagagtGTAAATGCCAAGACATTTCTTGAAAGTTTGAATATCTCAAGTAACATAAAAGCTAAACTGTTATCATACTATTGTAATGTTAATTTTGAGTCTCATCTGGTCGTAAATGCTGAGGGACAATTTTAGTATTGTATGTTTTGTTCTGTATCCTGATATTCAGGTCCCTAGATTGACAGGTGCTACTTAACTAAGTCTTGATTTCAAACTATTTGAGATTAGTTGCACAAATCAACTTCCTTCATTCTGCATTATCTGGTGTAATGTTTTCTATTTGTTGGAAGTTGTAATTTTCAGATCCCAGATA contains:
- the LOC102619157 gene encoding cyclic phosphodiesterase, which encodes MEAPETVVVDKNKKGFYSVWAIPPDEVRARVKKLMEGLRSEFGGPQFDPHVTVVGAMSLTADDALEKFKSACNGLKAYNCTVNRVATGTFFYQCVFLLLHPTPEVAEPSSHCCGHFGYKSSTPYMPHLSLLYGDLTDDEKKIAQEKAHKLDESIGSLSFPITRLQLWKTDTEDTTLKSWEMVAECNLSPD